The genomic DNA GTCGCCCATGCCACCAACGAGGTGATTGCCATCTACCCCATTACCCCGTCCTCGGTCATGGGGGAGATCTCCGACGCCAAGAGCGCCGTCGGCGAGAAAAACATCTGGGGGACCGTGCCCAAAGTCGTGGAAATGCAGTCCGAAGGGGGCGCCGCCGGCGCCGTGCACGGCGCCCTGCAAGCCGGTGCGCTGACCACCACCTTCACCGCTTCCCAGGGCCTGTTGCTGATGATCCCCAACATGTTCAAGATCGCCGGGGAACTGACCCCCACGGTCTTCCATGTCTCGGCCCGCGCTATCGCTGCCCAGGCGCTGTCGATCTTCGGCGACCATTCGGACGTCATGGCCTGCCGTTCTACCGGTTGGTCTTTCCTCTGTTCGAACAACGTGCAGGAAGTCATGGACTTCGCGCTGATCGCCCAGGCTTCGACCTTGGAGTCGCGTATCCCCTTCCTCCACTATTTCGACGGTTTCCGCACCTCCCACGAAGTGCAGAAGGTCGAAGCGCTCTCCCAGGACGACATGCGCCACATGATCAGCGACGAGCTGGTGCGTGCCCACCGCGCCCGCGCCCTTTCGCCGGATCATCCGACTATGCGCGGCACCGCCCAGAACCCTGACGTCTACTTCCAGGGGCGCGAGACGGTCAACGCCTACTATGAGAAGGTGCCCGGCATCGTTCAGGCGCAGATGGACAAGTTTGCCAAACTGACCGGCCGTCAGTACCATCTCTTCGACTACGTCGGCGCCCCCGACGCCGAGAAGGTCATCGTTATGATGGGCTCTGGCGCTGATACCGTGCATGAGCTGGTCGACTACCTCAACGGTAAAGGCGAGAAGGTCGGTCTGCTCAAGGTCCGCCTCTTCCTGCCCTATCTCACTGAAGCCTTCGTCAAGGCCCTGCCCAAGACGGTCAAGAAGATCGCCGTTCTCGACCGCACCAAGGAGCCCGGCTCCATGGGCGAGCCCCTTTACCACAACGTCCGCACCGCCATCGGCGAGGCCATGGCCGACGGCCTCTTCAGCTTCCAGGGCTATCCGGTTATCGTCGGCGGCCGCTACGGTCTTGGTTCCTTCGAGTTTACCCCGGGCATGGTCAAGGCCGTTTTCGACAATCTCGACGCCGCCAAGCCGAAGAATCATTTTGTGGTCGGCATCAAGGAAGACGTCACCGGCTGCAGCCTCGATTTCGATGCTGATTTCAAAGTGCCCCAGAACGTCTACGCCGCCATGTTCTACGGCCTCGGCTCGGACGGCACCGTCGGCGCCAACAAGAACTCCATCAAGATCATCGGCGAGACGACCGACAACAAGGTGCAGGCCTACTTCGTCTACGACTCCAAGAAGGCCGGCAGCATGACCACCAGCCATCTGCGTTTCGGCAAGCAGGAGATCCGCTCCCCCTATCTGATCGACAGCGCCGACTTCGTCGCCTGCCACAACTTCTCCTTCCTGGAGAAGTACGACATGCTTTCGAAGATCAAAGAGGGCGGTACCTTCCTGCTCAACAGCCCCTTCCACAAGGATGAGGTTTGGCCCCATCTGCCGCTTGAAGTCCAAGAGCAGATTATCTCGAAAAAGCTCAAGTTCTTCGTCATCGACGGCGTGCGCCTGGGCAACGAGATCGGCCTCGGTCCCCGCATCAACGTCATCATGCAGACCGCCTTCTTCAAAATCTCCAACATCATCGATTTCAACCTGGCGGTGACGGAGATCAAGGACGCCATTGACAAGAGTTACGGCAAGGCCGGCGAGAAGGTTCTTAAGATGAACTACCAGGCGGTCGATGCCGGCACCAACAACATCGAGGAAGTGCCGGTTCCAGCCAAGGCCGACAGCGCCATCCGCATGAAGGCGGCGGTCGGCGCCGACGCGCCCGAGTTCGTCAAGCGGACCACTGCGCCGATTATCGAAGGCAAGGGCGACAAACTCCCCGTTTCGGCCATGCCCGCCGACGGCACTTTCCCGGTCGGCACCGCGCTCTTCGAGAAGCGCAACATCGCCGTCGACATCCCGGTCTGGGACAGCGAGCTCTGCATCCAGTGCGGCATCTGCTCTTTTGTCTGCCCCCATGCCGCGATCCGCATGAAGATCTACGACCCCGAGCTGCTCAAGGGTGCGCCCTCTACCTTCAAGTCCTGCGAAGCCAAGGGCAAGGAAGCGGCGGGCAAGAAGTTCACCCTGCAAGTCGCCCCCGAGGATTGCACCGGCTGCGGCGCCTGTGTTCACAACTGCCCGGCCAAGAGCAAGACGGTCGAGGGCCACAAGGCGATCAACATGGTCTTCCAGGCCCCGCTGCGTGATGACGAGGCCAAAAACTGGGATTTCTTCCTGGCTCTGCCCGACACCGACCCGGCTCTGGTCAACCGTGCGACCCTGAAAGGGAGCCAGCTGCTGCCGCCGATGTTCGAGTTCTCCGGCGCCTGCGCCGGCTGCGGCGAGACCCCCTTCGTCAAGCTCTGCTCCCAGCTCTTCGGTGACCGCATGCTGGTCGCCAACGCCACCGGCTGCTCGTCGATCTACGGTGGCAATCTGCCGACCACGCCCTGGACCCCCCGCAAGGACGGTCTCGGACCGGCGTGGAGCAACTCCCTGTTCGAGGACAACGCCGAGTTCGGTTACGGCTTCCGTCTGGCCGTGGACAAGTTCAACCAGCAGGCCCTGGAGTTGATCGATAAACTGTCGGGTCATCTCTGCCAGGCCGGCAAGGAATACGCCGGCCTGCTCGAGGAGATCAAGAAGGCCGACCAGTCGACCCAGGAGGCTATCGAACTCCAGCGCGGCCGCGTCGCCAAGCTCAAGGCGGCCTTGGCCCAATGTCCCGACGCCGATTCCAAGCAGCTCCTTTCCCTGGCCGATTACCTGGTCAAGAAGTCGGTGTGGATCCATGGCGGCGACGGCTGGGCCTATGATATCGGTTACGGCGGCCTCGACCACGTCCTCGCCTCCGGCGAGAACGTCAACGTCCTGGTCCTCGACACCGAGGTTTACTCCAACACCGGCGGCCAGGCCTCCAAGTCGACCCCGCTCGGCGCCGTGGCCCAATTCGCCGCCGGCGGCAAGCGCATGCCGAAGAAGGATCTTGGCATGATCGCCATGACCTACGGCAACATCTACGTCGCCAAGGTCTCCATGGCCAATCCCGGCCAGGTGGTCAAGGCCATGCTCGAAGCGGATGCCTACGACGGTCCGTCGCTGATCATCGCCTACAGCCACTGTATCGCTCACGGCATCGACATGACCACTGCCGTGGACGAATGCAAGAAGGCGGTGGCCTGCGGCCACTGGCCGCTCTTCCGCTACGACCCCCGTCTGGCGGATCAGGGCAAGAACCCGCTGCAGCTCGATTCCAAAGAGCCGACCATCAGCTTTGAGGAGTTTGCCAAGGGCGAGAACCGCTGGCGGGTGCTGCAGAAAGCCCAGCCGGAAGTGGCGGCCAAGCTCATGGAGCAGGCCAACCGCGAAACCGCATCCCGCTACGATCTCTACAAGAAACTGGCGGAGATGCAGGCCGATTGCGGCGTGAAGAAATAACCGCGAGTCCTTCGCGATAGCAGAACCGAAGCCCCCGGCGACTCGCTCGCCGGGGGCTTTCGATTATTCCGGGCTGCCGGGGCGGGCGGAAAAGGCCTTGAACCGGCCGGGGCGGAAGTGTACACTCGGCGGGCCGAAAGCCTAAGGCTTTCGGCCCAATTTCATAAGATAAGAGGTGTCGATGTCCACCGCCGTCTGGTTCAATAAAGTTCACGATCTGCTGGAGATGATCAAATTCTCCCACACCGTCTTCGCTTTCCCTTTCGCCCTGATGGGGGTGGTCTTCGCCTCCCTGGCGAGCGGACGGGCGCCGACGGTGGGCCAGGTCTTCTGGGTCTGCCTGGCCATGGTCGGGGCGCGCACCGCCGCCATGAGTCTCAACCGCATCATCGATGCCGGCATCGATAAGGACAACCCCCGCACCGCCGGGCGGCACATCCCTGCGGGCCGGGTCAGCCGGTTGGAGGCCTGGCTCTTCGTCACCGCCGCCGTCGCCCTGCTCCTTTTGTCCGCCTGGATGCTCAACCCCCTCTGCTTCTATCTGGCGCCCGTGGCCCTCGGCTTTTTCGTCCTTTACGCCTACTGCAAACGCTTTACCTCTTTCGCCCATATCGTCCTCGGCATCTGCCTGGCCGCCGCTCCCATCGGCGCCTGGATCGCCCTGCGCGGCGATGTCGGCTGGCCGGTGCTGGTGTTGGGGGTGGCGGTGCTCTTCTGGGTGGCCGGCTTCGATATCTTCTACTCCCTGCAGGACGTGGAGTACGATCGAAGCAAGGGCTTGCATTCGATTCCGGTACTCCTCGGCGTCAAAAACGCCATCCTGCTCGGCAAGGTTTTTCATGGATTGATGGTGGCGTTCCTATTGATTATCCCCCTGGGCTTGCCCCTGGGCTGGATCTACTACCTGGGTCTCGCCGTGGTCAGCGGCCTCATCGCCTATGAACACCAACTGGTCAAACCGGACGATCTGTCGCGGCTCGATGCGGCTTTTTTCAACATGAACGGTTACATCAGCGTGACGATTTTCCTCTTCACTCTGGTCGACGCGTTGGCCCGATAACAGGTTTGCAACAATGACCAACAACCAATCACTGATCACCGGGTTTATGCAACATATCGTCGTCGCCATCACCGGAGCTTCCGGCTCCATTTACGGCGTGCGCCTGGTCGAGGAGCTGCTCAAGGCCGATTGCCGGGTGACGCTGCTGGTCACCCGCAGCGGTTTTGATGTCCTGCGTTATGAGACGGGGCTGGATTTAAGCGGCTCGGTGGCGGAGCGGCGGGAGCAGCTGCGCGCCCGATTCGACGCACCGGAGCGGCTCGATCACTACGACGAGGACGACCTCTTCGCCCCGGTCGCCAGCGGCTCCTCCGCGCCGGATGCGATGGTCGTCTGCCCCTGCTCCATGGGGACGGCGGGGCGTATCGCCGCCGGGTTGGCGAACAACCTGGTGGAGCGGGTCGCCGACGTGGCTTTGAAAGAACGGCGGGAGTTGCTGCTCGTCCCCCGCGAGACCCCCTTCAACCGCATTCATCTGGAGAACCTGCTGCGTCTCGACCAGGCCGGTGCCCGGATCCTGCCGGCCATGCCGGCCTTTTACCACCGGCCGCGAAGCATCGACGAACTGGTCGATTTCCTGGTCGGCAAAATTCTCGATAACCTGCGCATTCCCCACCGGCTTTTCCCGCGATGGGGAGAAGGCAGCGCGACAGCCAAGGATTGATTCGGCCTCTCCGGCCCGAACTTTCGACGGAACCCATCATGGTCAAGTTTTTTGAAAATCTCCGCGCCAAGGTTCGTACCGGTGCACGCATTTCCGACATTGAGGCGCTGGAGCTTTTCCAGAGCAACGACCTGCTCGCCATCGGCGAGCTGGCGGCCCTGGCCAACCGCCGCCAGAACGGCGACCGGGTCTATTTCAACGTCAACCGCCACATCAATTACAGCAACATCTGCGTCAACCGCTGCACCTTCTGCGCCTTCTGCAAGGGGGAAGGGGATGCCGGCGCCTACACCCTGGCCCTCAATGATGTGCTGGCCAAGGCCGCCGAAGCTGCCGCCGCCGGGGCGACGGAGATCCACATGGTCGGCGGGCTGCACCCCGATCTGCCCTTCGACTTCTATCTGGAGATGCTTGCCAGCATCAAGGCCGACAACCCGGCGTTGCACATCAAGGCCTTCACCGCCGTGGAGATCGACTATTTCGCCCGCATCTCCGGCCAGAGCGTGGAGGCGGTGATCGACGAGCTGAAGAAGGCCGGACTCGAATCCCTGCCCGGTGGCGGGGCGGAGATCTTCGCGGAGGATGTGCGCGAGCTGATCTGTCCGGAGAAAATCTCCGGTAAGCGCTGGCTGGAGGTGACGGAAAAGGTCCATCGCGCCGGACTCAAGAGCAATGCCACCATGCTCTTCGGCCATCTCGAATCCTATGAAGACCGTATCGATCACCTTGACCGCTTGCGTCGTCTGCAGGATCGTACCGGCGGCTTCCAGAGCTTCATCCCCCTGGCCTTCCAGCCTGACAACACTCGTGTGCCGGGGGCCAAAGGGGTAGGCGGCGTCGATGCCCTGAAAACCCTGGCCATCAGCCGCGTCTATCTTGACAACTTCCGCCACGTCAAGGCCTACTGGATCATGCTCGGGCTGAAGATCGCCCAGGTTGCCCTGACCTTCGGGGTCAACGATCTCGACGGCACCGTGGTCGAGGAGAAGATCGGCCACGACGCTGGCGCCGATTCTCCCCAGGCCATGAGCAAGGAACAGATCGTCGAATTGATCCGCAAGGCGGGCCGGATTCCCGTGGAGCGGGATACGCTCTATCGCGAGTTGCGGGTTTATTGACATGATGCGTTTTGACGACACCCCCGGTATGGTTCCTTATCCCGTCATTTTCCCCAATGGGGATTATGAACTTTTCACGTTTAATCTGCCTCGCAAGGTAGGCAAGATCAAGTCCGGAATTTATGGGTTTATCGAGGCTTATTGCGTCGAAAAAAATTGCGACTGCCGCCGGAACACGATTTTTGCGCTGAACGACAAAGGCAAGATGCTCGCGGTCATTGATTTCGGTTTCGATCCCGACGAGCCCATGGCCGGCCCCTACCTTAACGATTTGCACGAACAGTCGGCGGCGGCCGATGAGCTGCTGGAGATGTTTGTCGATCTCGTCAACAGGAATCCGGCCTGGCTCAAGGCCATGTACGAACGTTACCGTAAGGTGCGCGAGCGTATCGACGGCCGACCCTACAAGGGCAAACCCTTCCCCAGGCCGGAGACGGTGGTTCGCGCGGCGACGCCCCCGCCGGAAATCGAAGACGAAGCGATGGCCGGCTTTTTTGACCTGCTCAAAAGCTCGGTACGCGGCCGGCCCGCCGGGCCGAGAAAAAAAACCGAAAAGGGTCGACAGCTGGGATTGTTCGAACCGCAGCCGGCGGTACCGGCCGGCATGTCCGAGTTTGTCGATCGCTACCAACAAGTTCAGAAAGATGAAAATTTCACCGTGCATCGCGATGTGCAGACCGAGCTGCGGCGCTATCTACTCGACCACGAGCAGGCTGGTGACGAGCTGGCGATCCTGCTCCCCCGGCTCGTTCCCCAGGGACCAAAGGATGAGGAGCGTTTTGACGCCGCGTTGCGACTGCTTTTCGATGCCTTGGAGATCCTGCGGGTCGAGCTGGAGCGTCGTCGCCCCGACGCGGAACGACGTATGGCTCAATGGCAGGAAGCGCTGGCGCGTCAGGTGTTCGTGGCCGGCGTTGATGATCAACTTTGTTCGGCGGTGACTCACATGCTGCTCCAGGCGCGGGTCGAGATTCTGCCCGTGGTGCACGCCGCCAGTACCGAACGGATGTTTGCCGAAGGGAAAGAGACGGCCGCACGCTTCGATGTGTCTCCCGAAGAGGCGATGAAGGGACTCTTTCAGAGTTTTACCGAGATGAACCTTGATTCCCCCTTCGAGTTGTTCGACGCCTTTCTCCAGGTCATGGCGGTTGGTGATGCCGAGGTTCAGGTAGCGCTTTGTGGAGCCATGTTCGGCGCGGAAAATCCGATGATTCGCGAGGCCGCGGCGCTAATGCTCTTCCATCCCCGGATCGAGGTGCGCGAAGGCGTGGCGCTTCTGCTGGCGAGTATCGCTGGCCATCGCTTCACGCCCGAAGCCCTGCGTCGCTTGATTATCGCCCGCAACTGGTTTCCCGAAACGTTGCGCGGACATATCGATCAGGCGATCACCAACGCTCGCAAGGCACGGGTGGAGTGCGCCGCCATCCCCAAACATGCGACCCTAACTGTTCATGCCTCGGCCGTCGACGGTGCCGGCGCCCAGTCTTTTCAAGTCATCGTGCCCTCCGGCAAAGGTTTTGTCAGTTGCTCGATGTTGCTCAAAGTTGGCGTTGGGGTGGCGGATGCGTTCCTTATCCCCCTGGAAAACAAACGCGAACGCAAGAAATTTTTGGCCATGCTGGGTCGCGAGGCCGGGGGTATCGAATCATCCGCCGCCTACCTCGATGCCCGCCTTTGCCAAGCCCTGGCGGATGGATCTCGCCAGGGAAATGTTCCGTCGCATTGGCTGGTCGCCATTGCCGAACGGCTTGGTCGCGATCAGTGGAAGGCGGTTGCCTTCGACCCTTGCCGGGAGCTGGCCGTGCTGCGCAGCGAACTGAAAGAAAAGGATCTCGCCGATCAGGTTCGTCACAAGGCGCTGGAGGCCTCATTTGACTGGCCCGCTACAGAGATTTT from Desulfuromonas acetexigens includes the following:
- the nifJ gene encoding pyruvate:ferredoxin (flavodoxin) oxidoreductase; protein product: MSREMVNIDGNTAAAHVAHATNEVIAIYPITPSSVMGEISDAKSAVGEKNIWGTVPKVVEMQSEGGAAGAVHGALQAGALTTTFTASQGLLLMIPNMFKIAGELTPTVFHVSARAIAAQALSIFGDHSDVMACRSTGWSFLCSNNVQEVMDFALIAQASTLESRIPFLHYFDGFRTSHEVQKVEALSQDDMRHMISDELVRAHRARALSPDHPTMRGTAQNPDVYFQGRETVNAYYEKVPGIVQAQMDKFAKLTGRQYHLFDYVGAPDAEKVIVMMGSGADTVHELVDYLNGKGEKVGLLKVRLFLPYLTEAFVKALPKTVKKIAVLDRTKEPGSMGEPLYHNVRTAIGEAMADGLFSFQGYPVIVGGRYGLGSFEFTPGMVKAVFDNLDAAKPKNHFVVGIKEDVTGCSLDFDADFKVPQNVYAAMFYGLGSDGTVGANKNSIKIIGETTDNKVQAYFVYDSKKAGSMTTSHLRFGKQEIRSPYLIDSADFVACHNFSFLEKYDMLSKIKEGGTFLLNSPFHKDEVWPHLPLEVQEQIISKKLKFFVIDGVRLGNEIGLGPRINVIMQTAFFKISNIIDFNLAVTEIKDAIDKSYGKAGEKVLKMNYQAVDAGTNNIEEVPVPAKADSAIRMKAAVGADAPEFVKRTTAPIIEGKGDKLPVSAMPADGTFPVGTALFEKRNIAVDIPVWDSELCIQCGICSFVCPHAAIRMKIYDPELLKGAPSTFKSCEAKGKEAAGKKFTLQVAPEDCTGCGACVHNCPAKSKTVEGHKAINMVFQAPLRDDEAKNWDFFLALPDTDPALVNRATLKGSQLLPPMFEFSGACAGCGETPFVKLCSQLFGDRMLVANATGCSSIYGGNLPTTPWTPRKDGLGPAWSNSLFEDNAEFGYGFRLAVDKFNQQALELIDKLSGHLCQAGKEYAGLLEEIKKADQSTQEAIELQRGRVAKLKAALAQCPDADSKQLLSLADYLVKKSVWIHGGDGWAYDIGYGGLDHVLASGENVNVLVLDTEVYSNTGGQASKSTPLGAVAQFAAGGKRMPKKDLGMIAMTYGNIYVAKVSMANPGQVVKAMLEADAYDGPSLIIAYSHCIAHGIDMTTAVDECKKAVACGHWPLFRYDPRLADQGKNPLQLDSKEPTISFEEFAKGENRWRVLQKAQPEVAAKLMEQANRETASRYDLYKKLAEMQADCGVKK
- a CDS encoding UbiA-like polyprenyltransferase is translated as MSTAVWFNKVHDLLEMIKFSHTVFAFPFALMGVVFASLASGRAPTVGQVFWVCLAMVGARTAAMSLNRIIDAGIDKDNPRTAGRHIPAGRVSRLEAWLFVTAAVALLLLSAWMLNPLCFYLAPVALGFFVLYAYCKRFTSFAHIVLGICLAAAPIGAWIALRGDVGWPVLVLGVAVLFWVAGFDIFYSLQDVEYDRSKGLHSIPVLLGVKNAILLGKVFHGLMVAFLLIIPLGLPLGWIYYLGLAVVSGLIAYEHQLVKPDDLSRLDAAFFNMNGYISVTIFLFTLVDALAR
- a CDS encoding UbiX family flavin prenyltransferase, giving the protein MTNNQSLITGFMQHIVVAITGASGSIYGVRLVEELLKADCRVTLLVTRSGFDVLRYETGLDLSGSVAERREQLRARFDAPERLDHYDEDDLFAPVASGSSAPDAMVVCPCSMGTAGRIAAGLANNLVERVADVALKERRELLLVPRETPFNRIHLENLLRLDQAGARILPAMPAFYHRPRSIDELVDFLVGKILDNLRIPHRLFPRWGEGSATAKD
- the mqnE gene encoding aminofutalosine synthase MqnE yields the protein MVKFFENLRAKVRTGARISDIEALELFQSNDLLAIGELAALANRRQNGDRVYFNVNRHINYSNICVNRCTFCAFCKGEGDAGAYTLALNDVLAKAAEAAAAGATEIHMVGGLHPDLPFDFYLEMLASIKADNPALHIKAFTAVEIDYFARISGQSVEAVIDELKKAGLESLPGGGAEIFAEDVRELICPEKISGKRWLEVTEKVHRAGLKSNATMLFGHLESYEDRIDHLDRLRRLQDRTGGFQSFIPLAFQPDNTRVPGAKGVGGVDALKTLAISRVYLDNFRHVKAYWIMLGLKIAQVALTFGVNDLDGTVVEEKIGHDAGADSPQAMSKEQIVELIRKAGRIPVERDTLYRELRVY